The region TTAACAATGGCGCTAATGGTCAGCCATTTAATTTTGGTACCAGCACTTCGCCATTTAAAATGGATACAGGTTCAAATTCATTTGGCCCAATGAACAATGCACCATGGAACTATGGCTATAATCAAGCCATTCCTGCCACTGCTGAAACAAGTGAAACGCCAGCAGCAGAAGCAGCTAAGTAGTTTGTAGTTTTTTTTGAAGAGCCGGCTACATGCCGGCTTTTTTGCATCTAAAAGAAAAAACTACAGTAAAGCCTACAAGTAAAAGGCACCTAATTGGGGTAAAATATTTGTCCAAATTATCTATCTTTAACATAGGGCAGTAACATGAGTACAGAGTGTTTATTTTGTAAATTAAGGAACCAAGAAAGAGTTATTGGCGAGTGTGATCTGACCATTACTTTTATTGATAATTTTCCAGCTTCACCTGGCCATACTTTGGTCATCCCAAAGCGTCACTTTGCAACTTACTTTGAGGCCAGCGAGGAGGAATTGTTGGCAATTGGCATTGCCGTGCAAAAAGCAAAATTGATTCTTGATAAAGAATTCTCACCTGACGCTTACAATATTGGCATTAACAATGGAGAAATGGCTGGTCAAAGTATTAAGCATTTGCATGTACATTTAATTCCACGCTATAAAGGTGATGTTGAAAATCCAAAAGGTGGTGTTCGTTGGATCTTAAAAGATAGAGCTAATTATTGGGACAATAAAAATAATGAGTAATACGGCTAAATAATTAAAAAAATAGTTTGTATCAATTCTTGGCTCAGTGTATAGTTCAAACTAATACTATTTAATTCTTGAGGAGAATCGACATGACAAACACAAAGCGCCATATTATCAAAACTTGCTTAGGGCTAACATTAGCTATTAGTGCTTTGGCGAGTGCCAATTTTGGTAATCCGTCTTCCATGATGTCGCCTTTTGGTGGGCAGGGTGTTTCTCAATCTCAAATGCAACCTTTTGGTAACTCTATGCCGTGGGGTGCTCAAGGCTATTCTCAGCCTAGATATTCTAACTCTAGATACCCGACACCAAGACAAAGATATTCTCAGCCCACTTATAATCCTATGCCATGGTCAACAAATTCAACACCTGCTCGTCAAGCTAGTAGACCGGTACAATCTTTTGGTGGGATGAGTATGATGCCATTTAATCCAGGTATGCAGCCTCAGAGGCAATATCAGCAGCCTCAGTCTTCATTTATGATGCCAGGAATGGATCAAGGTATTCGAACAATGATGGAGCCAGGTAAGGTTATGGCTGAAGAAGCAACGCCAGGTGTTTATATGAAGCCAACTTGGCGTTAATCTTTATTTTGGTTAAACCAGCGATCTAAATGATTAGCGAAGGCCTGTCTATCTGCTTGGCTTAGTGGCGCTGGACCTCCAGTTTGCATACCACTTGAACGTATTACATCCATAAAATCACGCATACTGAGTTTTGATTTAATGTTGCCAACGTTAAACAATTCCCCTCTTGGGCTTAAAGCAAGGCCACCCTTGGTGATAACTTCATCTGCCAAAGGTATGTCGCTAGTGATCACTAAGTCACCTGGATTTAAGCGCTTAACAATCTCATTGTCAGCCACATCAAACCCAGCTCCTACTTGAATAAAGCTAAGGTAGCGAGAGGGTGGTAGATATAGTGCATGGTTAGCAACTAGAGTTGTTTTAGTTTGAGTGCGATCCGCTGCTTTAAAGAGGATATCTTTAATAACAACAGGACAAGCATCTGCATCAATCCAAATTTGTACGGGTGATTTGTCAATCATTAATTATTAATCAATAGTTTCGCTAGGGTGATTATCCCTATTGAAAAAGGTATATGTGTCTTATATATCTTTAATAAGCCTGAGATAGGGCGTTGAATCTATTGATTATTAGGTGTATAGTAAAAGTGACTCATTAGAAAAATAGGAGATAATGTGAAAATTAAGAGCATGGTAGCGGCTGTCACAGAGTCTATGTTTATAACTGGAACTTCTATGGCTGTCCAAATACTGGCCAAAGAATATACTCAATCATTAAAACCTCAAGCCAAGATAAATATTCAAACCGTACAATCTTGGCATAAAGGTTATAAGTCAGATATTAAGCCTTGGTCAAAGTTAAATACTCTTGGATTAAAAGGAATGGCTAGAATGTACAGTCACGGAATAAAAAGGGTATAAAAAAAGCCTGTAATAACAGGCTTTTTGAGAGTTTTTTATATTATTGAAATATATTAACTCTAAAAAGGAATATCGTCATCAAAGCCATTGTCAACAGGTGCAATTGGATCTTGTGTAGGTGCTTGCGCTCTAGGTGTATTTGGTGCAGATTGTTGGCCACCAGCTTGGGGTGCTCCACCCATTGCTCCGCCTTCGCGGCGATCTAGCATTTGTAATGTACCATTAAAACCTGAAACAACCACTTCGGTTGTGTAACGATCAGCGCCTGATTTATCTTGCCACTTTCGAGTTTGTAGCTTACCTTCAACATAAACCTTAGAGCCTTTGTCTAAATATTGGCCAGCAATTTCAGCTAATTTACCAAATAAACTAACGCGATGCCATTCTGTTTTCTCTTGTTTTTGGCCAGTATTTTTATCTGTCCAAGCCTCGCTGGTTGCTACCGAAATATTAGCAATTGCATTGCCATTTGATGCAAATTTAACTTCTGGCTTTTGGCCTAAGTTACCTACTAAAATTACTTTATTAATGCCTGCCATAATATTTTTTCCCGTAAATTTTTAATGTTTTTCAGTGTTCATACTTAGCGCAATTAGCCACCAAATAAATGCGATAAATGTGGTGAATAAGAATACACTATTTAGACCGAGTGTGTGATAAATCCATCCGCCAACAATACCACCTACGAATGCCCCTAAAAATTGTGAACTAGCGTAGAAACCCATTGCTAGTCCACGTTTATCGCTGGTTGCTGTTTTGGCGATTAGTGAAGGTAATAGCGCCTCTAAGGCATTAAATGCCGTAAAAAATAAAGTCAGAATAATAAAGAATGTAGCGTAATTTAAAGTAGTTTGATAAAACAGCATTTGACTTAACGCTAACAAGAATATCGCTAACAAAAAAATGGTTTTAGTCTTTTGATATTTAGTGGCAATAATGATCATTGGAACCATGCCTAAAAAGGACAAAATAATAACAGGTAAATAAATTTGCCAATTATCTTGAATGGAAAGAATATTGTTTTCAAAAAGAAAAATTGGAATGGCGATAAATGCACTAGTGAGAATTAAATGCAAAGCAAAGACGCTAAAATCGAGCCTGAGTAAAGCAGGTGTTAAAACACGCTTAAAATTTTTAATTGATAATTTATATTGCTTTTTTGGTTTGGCATGCGGCAATGTGGCTACCACTAGTAGTGCTACAATTGAAAGTGCTGCAATTGTCCAAAAAAGCCCAGAAATACCAATCTGATAAACAATAATAGGGCCTAATAATAGAGCCAACATAAAAGCTGCGCCGATTTGAACACCAACAAGTGCATTGGCTTTAGGGCGTTCATTTTCACTAATATAATCTGCTAAAAATGCCATGAGTACTGCAGAGATAGCGCCTGCACCTTGTAAAGCTCTACCAATTACTACTTGAAATATATCATCAGCAGTAGCAGCAACAATACTACCTATGAAAAAAATAATGAGACCTAGTATCAATAAAGGTTTTCGCCCATATTTATCCGATAAATAGCCAAACGGAATTTGAAAAAATGCTTGAGTTAGTCCGTAAGCACCAATAGCTGCACCAATTAATAGTGGTGTAACGCTTGTATAGTTGTTGGCATAGACAGAAAAAATAGGAAAAATCATAAATAATCCCAACATGCGTGTTGCCATAATAAGGGATATTTTTAGTGCGAAAGATCGCTCTAGTTTTGTCATGAGCGGCTAATATGGATTAGTTTTCTAGCGAATAATGTGGCGTATATAAAGGATAACTTTGTTTTAATACACGACGAGCATCTGTAGCAAGAATTGGCGTATTAATAATGTCATAGTTATGAGCCATTAAATGAAGTGCAGCAGGAACAGAAGGTGTATTTGGATATTTTTCTATAATATACTTGCTACGGTTTATGGCTGCAATGTTGGCGCCTTTTCTGGTGTAGTAAATGGCCACAAACAATTCATGACGAGATAAGATGTTTCGAAGTACTATCAAGCGAGTTTTAGCTTCTTCAGTGTATTCTGTTTTAGGAAATTTATCAATCAACGCTAAGTAATAATTAAAGGCATCCTTTACTGAATTAACATCACGTTGAGCATTGTCAGTAATGAAATCATCTAAGATTGAGCGAGATTTATCTTCTGAAATTACACCGCGCAAATAATAAGCATAAGGCGTAGAGAAGTGATTAGGGTAAAGTTTGATGTAGCTATTAAGTCGATCAATTGCTGGGTCGTAATCTTCACTCTTGTAAAGTGCATAGGCGATCTCTAATTTTGATTGCAGAGCATATTTCGAGCCTGGGTAAGCTGCCTGAAGCTGCTCAAACAGTTCAATAGCTTTATCCATAGAGCCTGCTGAAACTTGTTCTTTTGCCTGATTAAAAAAGGTTTTTGGAGACCAGCCTTTGGTAATTGATTCACGCTTTTTCTCCTCCTCCCAGAAACAGCCACCAAGAAATAATGTAAGCAAAGGTAAGATTAGAATAAGTTTTTTCATGAATTTTTGCACAAATTTATTATAAATATGCAAAGCATTATACTGATACCAAAGTATTATAATGGAAAAACTTAATTCTAGATTTACCTCAAATTACATGTCAAAAATTCATTCAAGAGTTCTAATTAGCGATCTATGTGAAATACTTGATTTATATATGCCTAAATCTCAAGTAGAGAAGGTTTATCAAGCTTATATTATTGCAGCAACAGCTCATGATGGGCAATATCGAAAATCAGGAGAGGCCTATGTATTTCACCCTCTCTCTGTGGCAATGATTTTGGCAGATTTACAGCTGGATTATTACTGTATTGTGGCTGCAATACTTCATGATTGTATTGAAGATACTAGTGTTACTTATGAGGAGATTAAACGTGATTTTGGCTCTGAAATAGCACATATTGTTGAGGGCGTTTCTAAATTAACTGGTTTAGAATTTCATACAACCGTTGATAGGCAGGCGCAAAATTTCCGAAAATTGTTCCTAGCAATGAGTGACGATATGCGAGTAATGATTATTAAACTGGCTGATCGACTGCACAACATGCGCACTTTAGACTCTATGCGC is a window of Candidatus Thioglobus sp. DNA encoding:
- a CDS encoding HIT family protein yields the protein MSTECLFCKLRNQERVIGECDLTITFIDNFPASPGHTLVIPKRHFATYFEASEEELLAIGIAVQKAKLILDKEFSPDAYNIGINNGEMAGQSIKHLHVHLIPRYKGDVENPKGGVRWILKDRANYWDNKNNE
- a CDS encoding MFS transporter gives rise to the protein MTKLERSFALKISLIMATRMLGLFMIFPIFSVYANNYTSVTPLLIGAAIGAYGLTQAFFQIPFGYLSDKYGRKPLLILGLIIFFIGSIVAATADDIFQVVIGRALQGAGAISAVLMAFLADYISENERPKANALVGVQIGAAFMLALLLGPIIVYQIGISGLFWTIAALSIVALLVVATLPHAKPKKQYKLSIKNFKRVLTPALLRLDFSVFALHLILTSAFIAIPIFLFENNILSIQDNWQIYLPVIILSFLGMVPMIIIATKYQKTKTIFLLAIFLLALSQMLFYQTTLNYATFFIILTLFFTAFNALEALLPSLIAKTATSDKRGLAMGFYASSQFLGAFVGGIVGGWIYHTLGLNSVFLFTTFIAFIWWLIALSMNTEKH
- a CDS encoding YaiI/YqxD family protein, with protein sequence MIDKSPVQIWIDADACPVVIKDILFKAADRTQTKTTLVANHALYLPPSRYLSFIQVGAGFDVADNEIVKRLNPGDLVITSDIPLADEVITKGGLALSPRGELFNVGNIKSKLSMRDFMDVIRSSGMQTGGPAPLSQADRQAFANHLDRWFNQNKD
- a CDS encoding outer membrane protein assembly factor BamD, with translation MKKLILILPLLTLFLGGCFWEEEKKRESITKGWSPKTFFNQAKEQVSAGSMDKAIELFEQLQAAYPGSKYALQSKLEIAYALYKSEDYDPAIDRLNSYIKLYPNHFSTPYAYYLRGVISEDKSRSILDDFITDNAQRDVNSVKDAFNYYLALIDKFPKTEYTEEAKTRLIVLRNILSRHELFVAIYYTRKGANIAAINRSKYIIEKYPNTPSVPAALHLMAHNYDIINTPILATDARRVLKQSYPLYTPHYSLEN
- the ssb gene encoding single-stranded DNA-binding protein, which gives rise to MAGINKVILVGNLGQKPEVKFASNGNAIANISVATSEAWTDKNTGQKQEKTEWHRVSLFGKLAEIAGQYLDKGSKVYVEGKLQTRKWQDKSGADRYTTEVVVSGFNGTLQMLDRREGGAMGGAPQAGGQQSAPNTPRAQAPTQDPIAPVDNGFDDDIPF